One genomic segment of Hordeum vulgare subsp. vulgare chromosome 2H, MorexV3_pseudomolecules_assembly, whole genome shotgun sequence includes these proteins:
- the LOC123430675 gene encoding serine racemase yields the protein MGSRDDDGHITECQGYAADINSIREARARIAPYVHKTPILSSTSIDAIAGKQLFFKCECFQKAGAFKIRGASNSIFALDDSQAAKGVVTHSSGNHAAAVALAAKLRGIPAYIVIPKNAPACKVENVRRYGGQVIWSDVTMESRESIAKKVQEETGAILIHPFNDKYTISGQGTVCLELLEQVPEIDTIIVPISGGGLISGVTLAAKAINPSIRILAAEPKGADDSAQSKAAGRIIKLPATSTIADGLRAFLGDLTWPVVRDLVDDVIVVDDNAIVDAMKMCYETLKVAVEPSGAIGLAAALSDEFKQSSAWHESSKIGIIVSGGNVDLRVLWDSLYK from the exons ATGGGAAGCAGAGATGACGATGGGCATATCACAGAATGCCAAGGATATGCCGCGGATATCAATTCCATCCGGGAGGCGCGGGCGCGCATCGCACCATACGTGCACAAGACACCCATCCTGTCATCAACGTCTATCGATGCCATAGCAGGGAAGCAGTTGTTCTTCAAGTGTGAATGCTTCCAGAAGGC AGGGGCATTCAAGATCCGAGGGGCATCCAATTCAATATTTGCCCTTGATGACAGCCAGGCAGCAAAGGGTGTTGTCACGCATAGCAG TGGAAACCATGCTGCTGCTGTGGCACTGGCTGCAAAGCTGCGTGGCATACCTGCTTACATTGTCATACCGAAAAACGCGCCAGCATGTAAGGTTGAGAATGTTAGGCGTTATGGTGGTCAGGTTATCTGGAGCGATGTCACCATGGAATCAAGAGAATCTATAGCTAAAAAAGTCCAGGAAGAAACTGGTGCTATTCTTATTCATCCATTCAATGATAAGTATACCATCAG TGGTCAGGGTACAGTATGCCTTGAACTTTTGGAGCAAGTCCCTGAGATCGACACAATAATTGTTCCAATTAGTG GCGGTGGTTTAATTTCTGGTGTGACACTGGCTGCAAAGGCCATAAACCCCTCGATACGTATTCTGGCAGCAGAGCCGAAGGGTGCTGATGATTCAGCCCAGTCGAAGGCTGCTGGAAGAATCATCAAACTGCCGGCGACCAGCACCATTGCTGATGGACTACGAGCTTTTCTTGGTGACTTAACATG GCCGGTGGTGAGGGACTTGGTGGACGATGTCATCGTCGTGGATGACAATGCCATTGTGGACGCCATGAAGATGTGCTACGAGACGCTGAAGGTGGCCGTGGAGCCTAGCGGAGCCATTGGTCTTGCCGCTGCCCTCTCCGACGAGTTCAAGCAGAGCTCTGCTTGGCATGAGAGCAGCAAAATAGGGATCATTGTTTCCGGAGGCAATGTGGACCTCCGCGTGCTATGGGATTCCTTGTATAAATGA
- the LOC123427546 gene encoding transcription termination factor MTERF8, chloroplastic-like, with amino-acid sequence MLRLRSCILPRLLSSPATSLHRVLSAAAPAVSPNHSSFAVEDYLVSTCGLTRLQAAKASAKLSHLKSPSKPDAVLSFLAGLGLSGADVAALVAKDPLFLCSKVERTLAPNVAELTGLGLTRSEIARLVSLAGATFRCKSIISGMQYCLPLFGSSENLLGALKSGHILSYDHDRVVKPNVAFLQECGLGACDIAKLYVHNPSPLSTSKERLRTAVTCIEGLGVPRGSPMLRHALQAVAFLSEEKITTKVEQLKKMFRWSDAEVAAAFCKAPSLLVRSKDSLQRRSDFLISEVGFEPAYIAHRPAMLTYSLEGRVRPRYYVVKFLKENGLLDRSRDYYRAVMITEKEFVEKFISPHKESAPHLTEDYATACRGEVPVRLMFA; translated from the coding sequence ATGCTCCGACTCCGGAGCTGCATCCTCCCTCGCCTCCTCTCGTCTCCCGCCACCTCTCTCCACCGCGTCCTCTCCGCGGCTGCGCCCGCCGTTTCCCCCAACCATAGTAGCTTCGCCGTGGAGGACTACCTCGTCTCCACCTGCGGCCTCACCCGACTACAGGCCGCCAAGGCCTCCGCCAAGCTCTCCCACCTCAAGTCCCCTTCCAAGCCCGACGCCGTcctctccttcctcgccggcctcgGCCTCTCCGGCGCCGATGTCGCCGCCCTCGTCGCCAAGGACCCGCTGTTCCTCTGTTCCAAAGTGGAGAGAACCCTGGCCCCCAATGTCGCGGAGCTCACCGGCCTCGGTCTCACGCGTTCTGAGATCGCGCGCCTCGTCTCGCTCGCCGGGGCCACTTTCCGCTGCAAATCCATTATCTCCGGGATGCAGTACTGCTTGCCCCTCTTCGGCTCCTCCGAGAACCTCCTTGGAGCGCTCAAGAGTGGCCATATTCTCTCGTACGACCACGACCGGGTCGTCAAGCCCAATGTCGCCTTCCTGCAGGAGTGCGGGCTAGGTGCTTGTGATATTGCCAAGCTCTACGTGCATAATCCATCGCCGCTCAGCACCAGCAAGGAACGCCTCCGGACAGCAGTGACCTGCATCGAAGGTCTCGGTGTACCCCGTGGATCTCCGATGTTGAGACATGCGCTACAAGCTGTTGCATTCCTCAGCGAGGAGAAGATCACCACCAAGGTAGAGCAATTGAAGAAAATGTTCAGGTGGTCGGATGCCGAGGTGGCCGCTGCTTTTTGTAAGGCTCCATCGTTGCTGGTGAGGTCCAAGGACTCGCTGCAGCGCAGATCCGACTTCCTCATCTCCGAGGTGGGGTTTGAACCTGCATACATTGCTCATCGTCCAGCAATGCTCACGTACAGCTTGGAGGGCCGCGTCAGGCCCCGGTACTACGTTGTAAAGTTTCTTAAGGAAAATGGATTGCTAGATCGCTCCCGGGACTATTATAGAGCAGTCATGATCACCGAGAAAGAATTTGTGGAGAAGTTCATATCTCCTCACAAGGAATCTGCACCACACCTCACTGAAGATTATGCAACTGCTTGCAGAGGGGAAGTGCCCGTCAGGCTCATGTTTGCATGA